Proteins from a genomic interval of Nerophis lumbriciformis linkage group LG01, RoL_Nlum_v2.1, whole genome shotgun sequence:
- the LOC133624339 gene encoding uncharacterized protein has translation MLRFLHIVLTGLLGVLRDRVTAFDSIRLVDGENKCSGRVEILRHNQWGTVCDHGWDLVEANVVCLELACGLAESAHHRGSGPGRGEIWLRHVQCSGHESSLSRCAVVLHSSSHCTHDNDAGVTCSGTLFMPILSLLSPYNVFSAGEAVRFSCSVLLAHISDFHLYKNGLSKPVVTQRVDQSQTRVELTVSDIETFQQGSYSCRYSIRGSSPSQLLGSPPSNSVNITVVELLTPQHWYNTSSDSPAGSVLKGHSFNITCSTQQEYPGGSFQLRLIRSNGTVRQSLPALAPSVTFTFPSAQSSNEGYYYCLYRVQLGGRTFISRESQALPIAIKDPDPVLSPVVISWLVSGLTFVVAVIIIVIVAKVLCNKEKRPSELERETRSCVENTYVALSVNKL, from the exons ATGTTAAGATTCCTCCACATTGTGCTAACAG GTCTTTTAGGTGTTCTGCGGGACAGAGTCACTGCCTTCG ACAGCATCCGACTTGTAGATGGTGAGAACAAGTGTTCCGGGCGTGTTGAGATCCTTCGACACAACCAGTGGGGAACGGTTTGTGACCACGGCTGGGACCTCGTGGAGGCCAACGTGGTGTGTCTGGAGCTGGCCTGCGGCTTGGCGGAGTCTGCCCACCACCGAGGGTCTGGGCCTGGCAGGGGAGAGATCTGGCTGCGGCACGTCCAGTGCTCGGGACACGAGTCCAGTTTGAGCCGCTGTGCTGTCGTCCTCCATAGTAGCTCCCACTGCACACATGACAATGACGCAGGAGTAACATGCTCAG GTACACTTTTCATGCCCATCCTCTCCCTGTTATCACCCTACAATGTCTTCTCTGCCGGGGAGGCAGTTCGCTTCAGCTGCAGCGTCCTGCTGGCTCACATCAGTGACTTCCACCTGTATAAGAACGGCCTGTCCAAGCCCGTGGTGACTCAGAGGGTGGACCAAAGCCAGACCCGGGTGGAGCTGACCGTGTCCGACATTGAGACGTTCCAGCAGGGCAGCTATAGTTGTCGCTACAGTATCAGAGGCAGCTCACCTTCTCAGCTGCTCGGCTCACCACCCAGCAACTCTGTCAACATTACTGTGG TGGAGCTCCTGACTCCCCAACACTGGTACAACACGTCGTCTGACTCCCCGGCTGGTTCCGTCCTTAAGGGCCACAGTTTTAACATCACATGCTCCACACAGCAGGAGTACCCCGGAGGCTCCTTTCAGCTGCGGCTTATCCGCTCCAACGGCACAGTGCGCCAGTCTCTGCCGGCCCTCGCCCCTTCTGTCACTTTCACCTTCCCCAGCGCCCAAAGCTCCAATGAGGGCTACTACTACTGCCTGTATCGGGTGCAGCTGGGGGGGCGCACATTTATCTCCAGAGAGAGCCAGGCTCTGCCCATCGCTATAAAAG ACCCAGATCCAGTTCTGAGTCCAGTGGTGATCAGCTGGCTTGTTTCTGGTCTGACGTTTGTTGTAGCTGTCATCATAATCGTCATTGTGGCCAAAGTGCTGTGCAACAAGGAAAAAAGGCCCTCTGAACTGGAGCGGGAAACGCGATCAT GTGTGGAAAACACATATGTTGCCTTATCAGTTAACAAGCTATGA